Proteins encoded in a region of the Homo sapiens chromosome 20, GRCh38.p14 Primary Assembly genome:
- the FAM209A gene encoding protein FAM209A precursor — translation MWTLKSSLVLLLCLTCSYAFMFSSLRQKTSEPQGKVQYGEHFRIRQNLPEHTQGWLGSKWLWLLFVVVPFVILQCQRDSEKNKEQSPPGLRGGQLHSPLKKKRNASPNKDCAFNTLMELEVELMKFVSKVRNLKRAMATGSGSNLRLRKSEMPADPYHVTICEIWGEESSS, via the exons ATGTGGACGCTGAAATCGTCCCTGGTCCTGCTTCTGTGCCTCACCTGCAGCTATGCCTTTATGTTCTCTTCTCTGAGACAGAAAACTAGCGAACCCCAGGGGAAGGTGCAATACGGAGAGCACTTTCGGATTCGGCAGAATCTACCAGAGCACACCCAAGGCTGGCTTGGGAGCAAATGGCTCtggcttctttttgttgttgtgccGTTTGTGATACTGCAGTGTCAAAGAGACAGTGAGAAGAATAAG GAGCAGAGTCCTCCTGGCCTTCGAGGCGGCCAACTTCACtctccattaaagaaaaaaagaaatgcttcccCCAACAAAGACTGTGCATTCAATACCTTAATGGAACTCGAGGTGGAGCTTATGAAATTTGTGTCCAAAGTGCGGAATCTTAAACGTGCCATGGCAACAGGTAGTGGCAGTAACCTCAGGCTTCGAAAGTCAGAGATGCCTGCAGATCCATACCATGTCACGATCTGTGAAATATGGGGAGAAGAAAGCTCTAGCTGA